The following proteins are co-located in the Desulfoscipio sp. XC116 genome:
- the rimP gene encoding ribosome maturation factor RimP, whose amino-acid sequence MNNNNKTVNAIVQIINPKLVELGLDLVDVKYTREGGRWFLRVFIDKPAGVGLEDCQLVSGSIDPLLDEHDPIPHAYTLEVSSPGLDRPLNKPADFIRFTGENVKLTTFAPVEGRRKFKGKIIAAENCSITLDVDGTSVVLPLNQVASARLSPEF is encoded by the coding sequence ATGAATAATAATAACAAAACAGTAAACGCCATAGTACAAATTATTAACCCCAAACTGGTTGAACTCGGCCTTGATCTGGTGGATGTAAAATATACCAGGGAAGGAGGACGATGGTTCCTGAGGGTTTTTATCGATAAACCCGCGGGAGTGGGTCTTGAAGATTGTCAGTTGGTTTCCGGGAGTATTGATCCGCTGTTGGATGAACATGATCCCATACCGCACGCTTATACTCTGGAGGTTTCATCGCCGGGCTTGGATAGACCACTTAATAAACCTGCTGATTTTATCAGATTCACCGGTGAAAATGTAAAGTTAACCACCTTTGCGCCGGTGGAAGGCAGGCGCAAGTTTAAAGGAAAAATTATTGCCGCCGAAAACTGTTCGATAACCCTTGATGTGGATGGCACCAGCGTTGTGCTGCCTTTGAACCAGGTTGCCTCGGCCCGCTTGTCGCCCGAGTTTTAA
- the nusA gene encoding transcription termination factor NusA: MNTEFLEALRDLEREKGISANVLLEAIEAALLSAYKRNFGSLQNAKVLLDRETGDCKVYAQRNVVEEVSDPRLEISLGEARALDPLYNLDDVVETEVTPRNFGRIAAQTAKQVVVQRIREAERNIIYEQFANREGDIISGVVQRIEQKNVFIELGKTEAILTPAEQIPGENYTQGDRVKAYIVEVKKTTKGPQIFVSRTHPGLLKRLLELEVPELQEGVVELKSVAREAGYRSKIAVFSRDENVDPVGACVGPKGMRVQTIVNELQGEKLDIIKWDSEPSKFVASSLSPAKVVAVEIWEDEKVARVIVPDYQLSLAIGKEGQNARLAAKLTGWKIDIKSESQMAELYPEYKDLFAEEFIE, from the coding sequence ATGAATACCGAATTTTTGGAAGCCCTGAGAGATTTGGAAAGGGAAAAAGGGATTTCTGCCAATGTACTGCTGGAGGCAATAGAGGCCGCGTTGCTCTCAGCGTATAAAAGAAATTTTGGGTCGCTGCAAAATGCCAAGGTGCTTTTAGACAGGGAAACAGGCGATTGTAAAGTCTATGCCCAGAGAAATGTTGTAGAAGAGGTAAGCGACCCGCGACTGGAAATTTCGCTGGGTGAAGCTCGGGCCCTTGATCCCCTGTATAACTTGGATGATGTCGTGGAGACAGAGGTTACACCGCGCAATTTTGGCCGGATAGCAGCTCAAACGGCCAAGCAGGTTGTAGTACAGAGGATTCGTGAAGCCGAACGCAATATTATTTATGAACAATTTGCCAACAGGGAAGGGGACATTATAAGCGGCGTAGTGCAGCGAATTGAACAAAAGAATGTCTTTATCGAACTGGGTAAAACGGAGGCGATATTAACACCGGCGGAGCAGATACCAGGGGAAAATTATACTCAGGGTGATCGAGTGAAGGCCTATATCGTAGAGGTTAAAAAAACCACCAAGGGGCCGCAAATCTTTGTTTCGCGAACGCACCCGGGGCTTTTGAAAAGACTTCTGGAACTGGAAGTGCCCGAGTTGCAGGAAGGTGTGGTGGAATTAAAGTCCGTAGCTCGGGAAGCCGGTTACCGTTCTAAAATCGCGGTCTTTTCCAGGGATGAGAACGTGGATCCGGTGGGGGCTTGTGTCGGTCCAAAGGGGATGCGGGTACAGACCATAGTAAACGAACTCCAAGGCGAGAAACTGGATATTATAAAATGGGACTCCGAGCCATCTAAATTTGTGGCCAGTTCACTTAGTCCGGCTAAAGTAGTGGCTGTTGAAATATGGGAGGATGAAAAGGTCGCTCGGGTTATTGTGCCTGATTATCAGCTCTCTCTGGCTATTGGCAAGGAGGGGCAGAACGCCCGTTTGGCCGCTAAGTTGACGGGGTGGAAAATTGATATAAAAAGTGAAAGTCAAATGGCTGAATTATATCCTGAGTACAAAGATCTATTTGCTGAGGAATTTATTGAATAG
- a CDS encoding YlxR family protein: protein MPKVRKIPERMCIGCQEMKPKKTLIRVVRTPEDAIEIDRTGKRSGRGAYICPSRECLDKALKGKRLEKALKHSITQDIKESLLEGVDRP, encoded by the coding sequence TTGCCTAAGGTGAGGAAGATACCGGAAAGAATGTGTATAGGCTGCCAGGAAATGAAACCTAAAAAAACATTAATCAGGGTGGTGCGTACGCCCGAGGATGCTATAGAGATAGATCGCACCGGTAAGCGCTCGGGCCGGGGTGCGTACATTTGCCCTAGTAGAGAGTGTTTGGATAAAGCATTGAAAGGCAAGAGGTTGGAAAAAGCGTTAAAGCACTCCATTACCCAGGATATTAAAGAAAGCTTGCTGGAAGGGGTAGACCGGCCATGA
- a CDS encoding L7Ae/L30e/S12e/Gadd45 family ribosomal protein: MSDAVASLLGICRRAGKVISGETAVRNAFLKNEVKLLILAGDASRRSQENFIQLAKENSVPAFCYSSKNELGFLLGKAPRTAVAIIDEQLARGIAGAMERGEIDLCTF; this comes from the coding sequence ATGAGCGATGCGGTGGCAAGTCTGCTTGGTATATGCAGGCGGGCAGGGAAGGTAATCAGCGGCGAAACCGCTGTGCGGAATGCCTTCTTGAAAAATGAAGTCAAGTTGTTAATTTTGGCCGGCGATGCATCAAGACGCAGTCAAGAAAACTTTATACAGTTGGCCAAAGAAAACAGTGTTCCTGCTTTTTGCTATTCCTCCAAAAATGAACTGGGTTTTTTGCTGGGAAAGGCGCCCCGTACGGCGGTGGCGATAATAGATGAACAGCTTGCCCGGGGTATCGCCGGAGCGATGGAAAGGGGAGAGATTGACTTGTGTACGTTTTAA
- the infB gene encoding translation initiation factor IF-2, with amino-acid sequence MVKKRVHELAKELNIESKDMLRKLNQMGITVKSHMSTLEDDEIVRIRNHYQSAGGGNNMAKSPHNKNEKRGSFKAAGGRDRQDRGPGLVDRVPDRPPDRVFTEKTTGNYSGDKGRGGEPRYKKPNDQPRSNQSRGNQPRGDQFKHNQPKGNQPKSIRPGQNQPGQESGQQGRVTAERHHAPAENRAAVNKPEPNRGPSPAFRDRNKPGEQHNRTSNQQRPAKPFDRSGKNPRVGHVPPTHPGGGLAKMAQKAMPDQVKTMEKNKAQERSKQVEKHAFKGKATKDNRFAKDASKKERDFKPGAGKRFNKGPRRKSQPVLTVEKKPVTIGESITVKSLAEKMRVSAGEVIKKLMELGTLATINQEIDADTATIVANDMGFEVRIKVELDKEAQLMMREPEDDDNDLRLRPPVVTIMGHVDHGKTSLLDAIRHANVTASEAGGITQHIGAYQVEHKGKKITFVDTPGHAAFTAMRARGAKVTDIAILVIAADDGVMPQTVEAINHARAAQVPIIVAVNKIDKPDAEPEKVKRELTEYSLIPEEWGGETIFVEVSAKEKQNLTDLLEMILLVAEIGEYKANPNRAARGTVIEAELDKGRGPVATVLVQNGTLRVGDFIIAGVAYGKVRAMMDYTGRRVSKAGPSMPVEVLGFSGVPPAGELFYTVEDEKFGKQIIDERFIKKREEELKLTAPKVTLDDLFNQIQEGQVKELGIIIKADVQGSVEAVRQALEQIGTDEVRVNVIHGGVGAVTESDIMLASASNAIVIGFNVRPDVNARNAVETEKVDIRLYRIIYDAIEDIKAAMSGLLEPEYKEVVLGRAEVRKTFKVTKVGTIAGCYITEGKVTRDAGVRVIRDGIVLHEGHLDSLKRFKDDAREVTQGYECGITVEKFNDIREGDQIEAYTMEAIKRELA; translated from the coding sequence ATGGTAAAAAAACGTGTTCATGAGCTTGCCAAGGAGCTTAACATAGAAAGTAAGGATATGTTGAGGAAGCTTAATCAAATGGGTATTACCGTAAAATCCCACATGAGCACCTTGGAGGACGATGAAATAGTAAGGATAAGGAATCATTATCAAAGTGCCGGCGGTGGCAATAATATGGCAAAGTCACCGCATAATAAGAATGAAAAACGTGGGAGTTTTAAAGCGGCCGGCGGTCGGGATCGTCAAGATCGCGGTCCCGGTTTGGTGGATCGAGTTCCCGATCGTCCGCCTGATCGCGTATTTACTGAAAAGACGACTGGTAACTACTCCGGCGACAAAGGCCGGGGCGGTGAACCGAGGTATAAAAAACCAAATGATCAGCCCAGGAGTAATCAATCCCGAGGTAACCAGCCCAGGGGTGATCAATTCAAGCATAATCAGCCCAAAGGCAATCAGCCTAAAAGTATCCGGCCCGGGCAAAACCAGCCCGGACAAGAAAGCGGTCAGCAGGGCAGAGTGACGGCGGAACGTCACCATGCGCCGGCTGAAAACCGTGCGGCGGTGAACAAGCCTGAGCCGAACAGGGGCCCGTCCCCCGCTTTTCGTGATCGTAACAAGCCGGGTGAACAACATAACAGAACGTCCAACCAGCAGCGGCCTGCAAAACCGTTTGATCGGAGTGGTAAAAATCCCAGAGTCGGTCATGTACCGCCAACTCATCCGGGTGGAGGGCTGGCCAAGATGGCTCAAAAGGCTATGCCGGATCAAGTAAAAACAATGGAGAAAAATAAGGCGCAAGAACGATCCAAACAGGTTGAAAAGCATGCTTTTAAAGGAAAGGCCACCAAGGATAACAGATTCGCCAAGGATGCTTCCAAGAAAGAGCGTGACTTTAAGCCCGGCGCGGGCAAGAGATTTAATAAAGGCCCCAGGAGGAAAAGCCAACCGGTACTTACGGTGGAAAAAAAGCCGGTAACTATAGGTGAATCCATTACCGTTAAATCACTGGCCGAAAAAATGCGTGTAAGCGCCGGTGAGGTAATTAAAAAGTTAATGGAGCTTGGCACGTTAGCTACCATTAACCAGGAAATAGATGCTGATACCGCAACTATTGTGGCTAATGATATGGGCTTTGAAGTGCGGATAAAGGTTGAGCTGGATAAGGAAGCTCAGCTGATGATGCGGGAGCCTGAAGATGATGACAACGATTTGAGATTGCGCCCGCCGGTGGTTACCATTATGGGACACGTTGACCACGGTAAAACATCACTTTTGGACGCTATCCGCCATGCTAATGTGACGGCCTCCGAGGCAGGTGGTATTACCCAGCATATCGGTGCTTATCAAGTTGAGCACAAGGGTAAGAAAATTACCTTTGTTGATACGCCCGGGCACGCGGCATTCACGGCTATGCGGGCCAGGGGAGCTAAAGTAACCGATATTGCCATATTGGTTATAGCCGCTGATGACGGTGTAATGCCTCAGACCGTTGAGGCAATTAACCATGCCCGGGCCGCTCAGGTACCCATTATTGTGGCAGTTAATAAAATTGATAAGCCCGATGCCGAACCGGAAAAGGTCAAGCGTGAATTAACGGAATATAGCCTCATACCGGAAGAATGGGGCGGGGAAACAATTTTTGTCGAGGTTTCAGCCAAGGAAAAACAAAACCTCACTGATCTTTTGGAAATGATTTTACTGGTAGCGGAAATCGGTGAATATAAAGCTAATCCCAATCGAGCGGCCCGGGGGACCGTTATTGAGGCTGAGCTTGACAAGGGCCGGGGTCCGGTGGCTACAGTGTTAGTGCAAAACGGCACTTTGCGGGTCGGTGATTTCATTATCGCCGGTGTGGCTTATGGTAAAGTTAGGGCGATGATGGATTATACCGGTCGGAGGGTGAGTAAAGCAGGCCCGTCCATGCCGGTGGAAGTGCTTGGTTTTTCAGGAGTGCCGCCGGCTGGTGAATTGTTTTATACAGTGGAAGACGAAAAATTCGGCAAACAAATCATTGATGAACGGTTCATTAAAAAACGGGAAGAAGAGCTTAAACTCACAGCGCCAAAAGTTACGCTGGATGACTTGTTCAATCAGATCCAGGAAGGCCAGGTTAAAGAACTGGGCATAATTATTAAGGCGGATGTGCAGGGTTCGGTGGAAGCCGTGCGCCAGGCACTGGAGCAGATTGGTACCGATGAAGTCAGGGTCAATGTAATCCACGGTGGGGTTGGTGCTGTTACTGAATCTGATATTATGCTGGCGTCAGCTTCCAACGCTATAGTTATCGGTTTTAATGTGCGGCCTGACGTAAATGCTCGTAATGCTGTTGAGACGGAAAAGGTGGATATTCGGTTATACAGAATTATTTACGATGCCATTGAGGATATTAAAGCGGCCATGAGCGGTCTTTTAGAGCCTGAGTATAAAGAAGTGGTATTGGGGCGGGCTGAAGTACGCAAGACATTTAAAGTGACCAAGGTGGGCACAATAGCGGGATGCTATATAACGGAAGGCAAGGTAACCAGAGATGCCGGTGTTCGGGTAATCAGGGATGGTATTGTACTCCATGAGGGGCATCTGGATTCGCTGAAAAGGTTTAAAGATGACGCTCGGGAAGTAACACAGGGCTATGAGTGTGGCATTACCGTTGAAAAGTTTAATGATATCAGGGAAGGAGACCAGATAGAGGCCTATACAATGGAAGCCATTAAACGTGAGCTGGCTTGA
- the rbfA gene encoding 30S ribosome-binding factor RbfA — translation MSHRPERLAEAVKKEISDLLLNELKDPRVGFATITGVDVSNDLKYAKIYVSVLGNHEQRDNTMLALKKAQGFIRTELGHRIRLRHVPEISFHLDKSLDHGVRVMELLEEVKGKDV, via the coding sequence ATGTCCCACCGGCCGGAAAGGTTGGCCGAGGCTGTAAAAAAGGAAATATCCGACCTGTTATTAAATGAATTAAAGGACCCGCGGGTTGGTTTTGCCACAATAACCGGGGTGGATGTGTCAAATGATTTAAAATACGCTAAAATTTATGTTAGCGTTTTGGGTAACCATGAGCAGAGGGATAACACTATGCTGGCTTTAAAAAAAGCCCAGGGATTTATTCGTACGGAACTCGGACACCGTATCAGGTTGAGACATGTGCCTGAGATATCCTTCCATCTTGATAAATCCTTGGACCACGGGGTCCGGGTTATGGAATTATTGGAAGAGGTTAAAGGTAAAGATGTTTGA
- a CDS encoding bifunctional oligoribonuclease/PAP phosphatase NrnA, with amino-acid sequence MFEQGDKSLFNAVANEFSKAESVVLCGHIMPDGDCLGTMLALGLALRQMGKRVVFCSSDPVPDLYTFLPGTDEVRTELDKQWRFDLFISVDCSVPDRLGHFKELLDRAGRVVVIDHHAGSVVFGDVYLNLPGYAAAGEIVYDLLPILPVVIGKDIATCLYVAIVTDTGSFRYDNTGPGTHLRVAELIKLGVPSARVNKLLYEEKPLVSLQILGSALQTLGISDCGRVAWMHVKRDKLRSLNASDEHVDGMINYPRMIKGVELALFFRELEEGKYKVSLRSKYYLDVNKLAACFGGGGHPRAAGCLMEGDLEDIKNRLLHASLTALRDE; translated from the coding sequence ATGTTTGAGCAAGGAGATAAATCACTTTTTAATGCGGTGGCCAATGAATTTAGTAAAGCGGAAAGCGTAGTGCTTTGCGGTCATATCATGCCCGACGGTGATTGTTTGGGGACTATGCTGGCCCTGGGCCTGGCTCTGCGGCAAATGGGCAAAAGAGTGGTATTTTGCAGTTCCGATCCGGTACCTGATCTGTATACCTTTTTGCCCGGTACGGATGAAGTGCGGACAGAGCTTGATAAACAGTGGCGATTCGATTTATTTATTTCCGTGGATTGCTCCGTACCCGACCGGTTGGGACATTTTAAAGAACTGCTCGACCGGGCGGGCCGGGTAGTGGTTATAGATCATCACGCCGGTTCTGTTGTTTTTGGTGATGTATATTTAAATTTGCCCGGCTACGCGGCTGCCGGCGAAATTGTTTACGACCTGTTACCCATTTTACCGGTAGTTATTGGTAAGGATATAGCTACTTGTTTGTATGTAGCCATTGTTACTGATACCGGCTCTTTTCGCTATGACAACACGGGGCCCGGGACTCATCTTAGAGTGGCTGAATTAATAAAATTGGGTGTTCCTTCAGCACGGGTTAATAAACTTTTATACGAAGAAAAACCGCTGGTCAGTCTGCAAATATTAGGCTCAGCTTTGCAAACGTTGGGTATAAGCGACTGTGGCCGGGTGGCGTGGATGCACGTGAAAAGGGATAAGCTGCGCAGTTTAAATGCATCTGATGAACATGTGGATGGTATGATTAACTACCCGCGCATGATTAAAGGTGTGGAACTGGCTTTGTTTTTCCGTGAATTGGAGGAAGGTAAATATAAAGTCAGTCTGAGATCCAAGTATTATTTAGACGTCAACAAACTGGCAGCCTGCTTTGGCGGGGGTGGCCATCCCCGGGCTGCCGGCTGTTTGATGGAGGGTGATCTGGAGGATATTAAAAACCGGTTATTGCACGCGTCATTAACTGCTTTAAGGGATGAATGA
- the truB gene encoding tRNA pseudouridine(55) synthase TruB, producing MDGILNVLKPPGMTSHDVVGFIRKVTGQKKAGHTGTLDPGAAGVLPVCLGKATKIIQYLPDSKCYRAEVTFGKSTTTRDSFGEVITSGGAHGISAADIEKALISFSGLIEQVPPMTSAIKHQGKKLYELARAGIEVERKPRSVYIYEIALIDFHEDKLSPSAILHIHCSAGTYIRTICHDLGEMLGCGAYMSFLLRTRAGMFLLEDTITLEQLAESAGQNASALLVPMGKALEYLPGIAVGGSFAVAVSCGNSITLPVHDLADRLIANQLVRLEKAGVLIALAVVKNDPNTSEHYMLQPVKVLV from the coding sequence ATGGATGGCATTTTGAATGTCCTTAAACCGCCGGGCATGACCAGTCATGATGTAGTAGGATTTATTCGAAAAGTAACCGGCCAAAAAAAAGCGGGGCATACGGGAACATTGGACCCCGGGGCCGCCGGTGTGTTGCCCGTATGCCTGGGCAAGGCTACTAAAATCATTCAGTACCTGCCGGATAGTAAATGCTATCGGGCGGAAGTTACCTTTGGTAAATCTACTACCACCCGGGATTCCTTCGGTGAGGTTATAACATCGGGCGGAGCACATGGCATTAGTGCTGCCGATATAGAGAAAGCGTTAATAAGTTTTTCGGGATTAATTGAACAAGTACCACCAATGACATCGGCTATCAAACACCAGGGGAAAAAACTATATGAACTGGCCAGAGCGGGCATTGAAGTGGAAAGAAAACCTCGTTCTGTTTACATATACGAAATTGCATTGATTGATTTTCATGAGGATAAGCTGTCCCCCAGCGCTATTTTACATATTCATTGTTCCGCAGGCACATATATACGTACAATTTGCCATGACCTGGGGGAGATGCTGGGTTGTGGAGCTTATATGTCCTTTTTGTTACGCACTCGGGCGGGGATGTTCCTATTGGAAGATACGATCACCTTGGAACAACTGGCCGAGTCTGCGGGGCAAAATGCAAGTGCATTACTTGTGCCAATGGGAAAGGCGTTGGAATATTTGCCGGGGATAGCTGTTGGGGGTTCATTTGCCGTAGCTGTTAGCTGTGGCAATAGTATTACATTGCCTGTGCATGATTTGGCGGATCGACTTATCGCCAATCAGCTGGTTCGCCTGGAAAAGGCAGGCGTATTAATTGCCCTGGCAGTTGTTAAAAACGACCCTAACACGTCGGAGCATTATATGCTTCAACCGGTTAAAGTGCTGGTTTAA
- a CDS encoding bifunctional riboflavin kinase/FAD synthetase yields the protein MRIYRDWIGLKDKYENIVVGLGNFDGIHLGHQRLISDIVAKSQAVGGTPAVFTFDPHPLAVLNPQGAPPLILPPDVKRNMFAKLGVHVLLWIPFTREFARLSPENFIKQVLHEQLAVRAVLVGYNYTFGYMGKGTPELLEEYGDKLGFDVEILQPVSIEGQPVSSTLIRSMLADGEILEARKYLGYAPVIEGTVVYGDRRGSSLLGFPTANIEVDPNLLVPANGVYSVKADIDGRVLGGVANIGIVPTFHSNSFVRTVEVHLLDFGGDLYGKEIKVYFIRRLRNEKKFNSAGELVEQIQMDINEARIDFADTGY from the coding sequence GTGCGTATTTATAGAGACTGGATAGGGTTAAAAGATAAATATGAAAATATAGTGGTCGGGCTTGGCAATTTTGACGGTATACATTTGGGACACCAGAGACTTATTAGCGATATAGTGGCTAAATCGCAGGCGGTCGGCGGTACGCCGGCTGTATTTACATTTGATCCTCATCCCCTGGCGGTATTAAATCCGCAGGGTGCGCCGCCATTGATATTACCACCGGATGTAAAGAGGAATATGTTTGCAAAGCTGGGTGTGCATGTGCTGCTGTGGATACCTTTTACCCGAGAGTTTGCCCGTCTGAGTCCTGAGAATTTCATTAAACAGGTTTTACATGAACAGCTGGCGGTGCGGGCTGTTTTGGTCGGCTATAACTATACCTTTGGTTATATGGGAAAGGGCACCCCGGAATTATTAGAAGAGTATGGTGATAAATTGGGTTTTGATGTAGAAATTTTGCAGCCGGTTAGCATTGAAGGACAGCCGGTAAGCAGCACATTGATAAGAAGTATGCTGGCTGACGGGGAAATACTTGAGGCAAGAAAATACCTTGGTTACGCCCCTGTAATCGAGGGTACGGTAGTCTATGGTGATAGAAGGGGCAGCTCCCTTCTTGGCTTTCCCACCGCCAATATTGAGGTAGACCCAAATCTATTGGTGCCTGCTAATGGCGTGTACTCGGTGAAGGCAGACATTGATGGGCGTGTTCTGGGAGGAGTGGCCAATATCGGTATTGTACCCACTTTTCACAGCAATTCTTTCGTACGCACCGTTGAAGTTCATTTGCTGGATTTTGGTGGTGATTTATACGGCAAGGAAATTAAGGTGTACTTTATCAGACGGCTGCGCAATGAAAAAAAGTTTAATTCGGCTGGAGAATTAGTTGAACAAATTCAAATGGATATTAATGAAGCGCGCATTGATTTCGCCGATACCGGGTATTGA
- the rpsO gene encoding 30S ribosomal protein S15 has protein sequence MALSVPDKQSVIDSFKLHENDTGSPEVQVAILTRRINDLTEHLKIHKKDHHSRRGLLKMVGQRRALLDYLKGRDFNRYRELIEKLGLRK, from the coding sequence GTGGCATTATCAGTGCCGGATAAACAATCTGTTATCGATAGCTTTAAGTTACATGAAAACGATACCGGCTCTCCTGAAGTTCAAGTGGCTATTTTGACCAGGCGGATCAATGATCTTACAGAGCATCTCAAGATTCATAAAAAAGACCACCATTCCAGGCGTGGGTTATTGAAAATGGTCGGTCAGCGCCGGGCCTTGTTGGACTATTTAAAAGGCAGGGATTTTAATCGTTATCGTGAGCTAATTGAAAAATTGGGATTGCGCAAATAA
- a CDS encoding polyribonucleotide nucleotidyltransferase: MQQQKILCKSIEIGGRQMTIETGRVAKQAGGAVLVRYGDTVVLVNATMAKHVREGIDFFPLTCDYEERLYAVGKIPGGFIKREGRPSEKATLTARLLDRPLRPLFPKGMRNEVQVIALVLSVDQDNPPEMAAMVGASVALHISEIPFNGPIGGVIVGRVDNKLIINPNIADAEKSDMHLVVAGTGEAVMMVEAGAEEVPESDMLEAIIFGHEKIQEIVKFIEAFRDEALAMGLAREKYNPELRVAEEELENVVTARVSEDIKSAIKDCIIKQSSKKEREALLDGVKEKLMTELLEEYPEEAKAIAGIIESVEKKLVRRFILVDRVRIDGRALNEVRPISVEVGILPRTHGSGLFTRGQTQVLSIVTLGAISEEQILDGLGIEKTKRYMHHYNFPPFSTGETKPMRSPGRREIGHGALAERALEPMIPPEEKFPYTIRVVSEVLESNGSTSMGSVCGSCLSLLDAGVPIKAPVAGVAMGLIKEGDEFAVLTDIQGLEDHLGDMDFKVAGTAKGVTALQMDIKIAGIDREILQTALSQATEGRMHILGKMLEVIDKPRADLSPYAPRIIQTLIDPDKIRDVIGPGGKIIKKIIEETGVDIDIEDDGRVFIAAVNPDAGYNALSIVEKLTKDVESGQIYNGKVVKITDFGCFVEIIPGVLGLPGKDGLVHISQLAHERVNKVEDVVKEGDMLEVKVIGYDNQGRLKLSHKDLLPVPEGMENREKPKDNRDNRRPQRGQRRPQNHKSS; this comes from the coding sequence ATGCAGCAGCAAAAAATTTTGTGTAAAAGCATTGAAATCGGCGGCAGACAAATGACCATAGAAACAGGCCGGGTGGCTAAGCAGGCCGGAGGTGCCGTGCTGGTCCGCTATGGCGATACCGTGGTATTGGTTAATGCTACCATGGCCAAGCACGTTAGGGAGGGGATTGACTTTTTTCCTCTCACCTGTGATTACGAAGAACGTCTTTATGCAGTGGGCAAAATACCCGGTGGGTTTATTAAAAGAGAGGGGCGTCCCAGTGAAAAGGCTACTTTAACGGCACGGTTGCTTGACCGGCCCCTTCGCCCTTTGTTTCCCAAAGGTATGCGCAATGAGGTGCAGGTGATTGCTCTGGTTCTATCGGTGGATCAGGATAATCCGCCGGAAATGGCCGCCATGGTGGGGGCCTCTGTTGCCCTGCATATTTCAGAAATTCCTTTTAACGGACCCATTGGCGGTGTTATTGTAGGTCGGGTGGATAATAAACTCATTATCAATCCCAACATAGCCGATGCGGAAAAAAGCGATATGCACTTGGTGGTGGCGGGTACCGGGGAAGCTGTCATGATGGTTGAGGCGGGTGCGGAAGAAGTGCCGGAGAGTGATATGCTTGAGGCTATTATTTTCGGGCATGAAAAAATACAGGAAATTGTAAAATTCATCGAAGCTTTTCGTGATGAAGCGCTGGCCATGGGTTTAGCCAGAGAAAAATACAATCCTGAGTTGAGGGTTGCCGAAGAGGAATTGGAAAACGTTGTGACGGCAAGAGTTTCAGAGGACATCAAGTCCGCAATAAAGGATTGCATTATAAAACAGTCGTCCAAAAAAGAAAGGGAAGCTTTGCTGGACGGGGTAAAGGAAAAGCTTATGACGGAATTACTGGAAGAATACCCCGAAGAAGCTAAAGCAATTGCCGGTATTATAGAAAGCGTGGAAAAGAAACTGGTTCGCCGCTTTATTTTAGTGGACCGGGTGCGCATTGACGGCAGGGCTCTTAACGAAGTGCGTCCTATAAGCGTTGAAGTGGGTATTTTGCCGCGCACACACGGTTCAGGCCTTTTTACGCGCGGACAGACTCAGGTGCTGTCCATCGTTACCCTGGGGGCTATATCGGAGGAGCAAATACTGGACGGCCTGGGTATTGAAAAAACCAAGCGTTATATGCATCATTATAACTTTCCTCCCTTTAGTACCGGAGAAACAAAGCCGATGCGCTCACCGGGCAGGCGGGAAATCGGCCACGGTGCACTGGCTGAGCGTGCTTTAGAGCCAATGATTCCGCCTGAGGAAAAGTTTCCTTATACGATAAGGGTTGTTTCCGAGGTGCTGGAAAGTAACGGGTCTACCTCTATGGGTAGTGTTTGTGGCAGTTGTTTATCCCTTCTGGATGCGGGTGTGCCCATTAAGGCGCCGGTGGCCGGCGTGGCGATGGGTTTAATCAAGGAAGGCGATGAATTTGCCGTATTAACTGATATTCAAGGCCTTGAGGATCATCTAGGCGATATGGACTTTAAAGTAGCCGGTACCGCCAAAGGGGTTACCGCGCTGCAAATGGATATTAAAATCGCCGGTATTGACCGGGAGATATTGCAAACTGCCCTAAGCCAGGCCACTGAGGGAAGAATGCATATTCTGGGTAAAATGTTGGAAGTGATAGATAAACCCAGAGCTGATTTATCTCCTTATGCGCCCAGGATTATTCAAACTCTTATTGATCCGGATAAAATCAGGGACGTAATTGGTCCGGGCGGTAAAATAATTAAAAAAATTATCGAAGAGACCGGTGTAGATATTGATATCGAAGATGATGGCCGGGTATTTATTGCCGCTGTTAATCCGGATGCCGGATATAATGCATTATCTATCGTTGAAAAACTAACCAAGGATGTGGAAAGCGGACAGATTTATAACGGTAAAGTGGTCAAGATTACTGATTTCGGGTGTTTTGTGGAGATAATACCCGGAGTATTGGGTCTGCCGGGTAAAGATGGTCTGGTACACATTTCTCAATTGGCCCATGAGCGGGTAAATAAGGTAGAAGATGTGGTCAAAGAAGGGGACATGTTAGAGGTTAAAGTGATTGGTTATGACAATCAAGGGAGATTAAAACTATCCCATAAAGATTTGCTGCCGGTTCCGGAGGGCATGGAAAACAGGGAAAAACCAAAGGATAATAGGGATAACCGGCGTCCTCAGCGCGGCCAGCGCCGGCCACAAAATCACAAATCAAGCTAA